The following is a genomic window from Sphingomonas sinipercae.
CTGTTCACGGTCGGCGGAGTCACCGGCGTCGTCCTGGCCAACGGCGGTGTCGATACGTACATGCACGACACGTACTACGTGGTGGCCCACTTCCACTACGTGCTCAGCCTCGGCGCGGTCTTCGCCATCTTCGCGGGCTTCTATTACTGGTTCCCGAAAATCACCGGCAAGATGTACAACGAGCTGCTCGGCAAGCTGCACTTCTTCGTCATGTTCATCGGCGTGAACACGGTGTTCTTCCCGCAGCACTTCCTGGGCCTCGACGGGATGCCACGGCGCATCCCCGACTACACGCCGGCCTTTGCCTATTGGAACCAGGTCTCGACCATCGGTTACATGATCACGATCGCGGCGATGGGCATCTTCTTCGTCAACATGGCGATCTCGCTGTTCGCGGGGAAAAAGGCCCCGGCCAACCCGTGGGGCGAAGGTGCGACGACGCTGGAATGGACGCTGCCCAGCCCGCCGCCATTCCACCAGTTCGAGACGTTGCCGAAGATCGACTAAAGGTCGAAGCGTACCGGAATAACGGGCCGTCCTGCACGCGCAGGGCGGCCCTTTTTCTTGAGCCGCTGAAAGCCTGGCCCGTCTGCCTGGTTGCGCGACGGAACCGACGGCGCGGATTTACTCCGCGCCGGTAACCCGCTCGGCCTTGCCGATCCGAACCGTCGGCTCCAGCATTTGTCCCTTCATCACCGCTTCGCCCTTAGTCGCCGAAACCGGCGCGGCAAGGATCGCCTTGACCACGTCCATACCTTCGACCACGCGGCCGAAAGCGGCGAAGCTGTCATCGAACGACGCGCTGTCGGACACGACGATGAAGAAATCCGACCGGGCCGTGCCGGGCCCGCCATTGGCCATGGAAACCGTTCCGGCGACATGGCTGATCCCGGTCCTGGCGACGGGCTCATGCTCGATCGCCGGGAACAGCTTGCGCGAATCGCTGGTGATTCCGCCCTGGATCAGGCCGCCGCCATGCGGGTATTTCAGCGCCCGGTAAAAGCTTTCGCCGTTGAAGCGGCCATTATCGACGTAGCGCAGGAAGTTGGCGGCCGTGATCGGCGCTCGGCCGCGGTCGACGGCGATGACGATCCGGCCGGCGGTGGTGTCGAGCGCGACCCGGACGAGATCCTCCTTCGCGGCTTCGGCGACTGGCTGCAGTGTGGGCTGCGGCGCGGGCTGCGCCTGAGCCATGACGGGGGCAGAGATTGCCGCAAGCAACGCGGCAGCGATGATTCGAGCTTGCATCGCAAGACCCTATCCCAGCCGGTCGGACCGGCTCAAGCCTCTGTCCAGCGGCCTTTTCTCCCCCTCGCCCACCCCCTATAGGGCTGCTCGTGACGTCGATTCCGCTTAGCAGCCAGCAAGCCTTGCCCACCGATTGGCGCGACCTTTACGCGCTGACCAAGCCGGGCGTGATGAAGCTTGTCGTCTTTACCGCCCTGTGCGGGCTGCTCGCTGCGCCGGTGATGCCGCCGCTGGTGATCGGCTTTACCGCGATCCTGTGCATCGCCCTCGGCGCCGGCGCGGCGGGTGCGCTCAACCAATGGTATGAAGCCGACCTCGACGCCAAGATGCGCCGGACCGCCAAGCGTCCGCTCCCGGCCGGGCGCATGGACAAGCAGACCGCGCTCCACTTCGGCGTTGGCCTGAGCGTCTTTTCGGTCGTGCTGATGGAGCTTGCGACGAACTGGCTGGCGGCGTCGCTGCTGGCGGCGTCGATCCTGTTCTACGTGCTGGTTTACACCGTGTGGCTCAAACGGCGGACGGCGCAGAACATCGTCATCGGCGGTGCCGCCGGCGCCTTCCCGCCGCTGATCGGCTGGGTGGCGGCGACGGGCCAGGTCTCGCTTCTGCCGGTGCTGTTGTTCGCCATCATCTTCCTGTGGACTCCGCCGCACTTCTGGGCGCTGTCGCTGTTCGTCCGTTCCGACTACGCCGCCGCGAACGTGCCGATGCTGCCGGTCACGGCCGGCGTCGAGGCCACCCGGCGGCAGGTCTTCCTCTACACCCTGCCGATGGTCGCGGCGGCGATCGCGCCGTGGCCGCTTGGCCTGACCGGGGCGATCTATGGCATCGCCGCGACTGCGCTCAGCGCCGCCTTCCTGGTGCTGGCCGTCGCGGTGTCGCGCAGCCGGACGACCGACCCGGCGCTGATGAAGGCGGAAAAGCGGCTGTTCGCTTATTCGATCTTCTATCTGTTCGCGCTGTTCACCGCACTGGTTGCCGACCGCTGGCTGATCGCATGAGGCCGGAGGACGAATTGATCCGCGCCCGGCAGCGGGAGCGCGCACGAATCATGGCCTGGATGCTCGGCGCCTTCGTCGTGCTGCTCTTCCTGGTGACGCTGGCCAAGATCGGGCTGACCCGGTGACCGCGGTCGCCAGCCGCAACAATCGCACGGCGTTGATGTCGGCGCTGCTTGGGCTGGCGATGCTCGGCCTCGCCTTCGCTTCGGTGCCGCTTTACCGCTTGTTCTGCCAGGTCACGGGCTATGGCGGCACGACGCAACGGGTCGAGCAGGCGTCGGCGACGGTCGGCGGCGCGCCGATTTCGGTGCGCTTCGACGCCAACACCAAGCCCGGCCTGCCGTGGAAATTCGAGCCGGTGCAGGAAAAGGTCGAGGTCGTCCCCGGCCAGCAGGTGCAGATCCTTTACCGCGCCACCAACTTCTCGGCCGAGCCGACGACCGGCCGCGCCGGCTTCAACGTCTCGCCCGGGCAGACGGGAAAATATTTCAACAAGATCCAGTGCTTCTGCTTTACCGAGCAGACGCTTCAGCCGGGTCAGACCGTCGACATGCCGGTGTTGTTCTACGTCGATCCCAAGCTGCGCGACGACGAGGACACCAAGGCGCTCGACGAAATCACGCTCAGCTATACGTTTTATCCAGTGGAAACGGCGCGGTCGGCCAGCTAGAGCCGCGCGCAGAATATCAGGGAAGCAGTCGAATGGCCGGGACCAAGAACCACGAATATCACATCCTGGAGCCCGATCCCTGGCCGCTGATCGGCGCGTTTTCAGCCTTGGCGCTGACGGGCGGCGCGATCATGTGGTTCCACAAGAACCCATACGGCGTGCCGGTGATGCTGGCCGGCCTCGCGATGGTCCTGGTTACCATGTACAATTGGTGGGCCAACACCGTCCGCGAAGCGCACGAAGGGCACCATACGCCCGTCGTCCAGCTGCACCTTCGCTACGGGATGATCCTGTTCATCGCGTCCGAAGTCATGTTCTTCCTCGGCTGGTTCTGGGCATTCTATTCGGCCGCCCTGTTCCCGTCAGCGGTCGATGCGGTCGGTGGCCAGTGGCCGCCCAAGGGCATCGAAGTCCTCAACCCGTTCGGCTTCCCGCTGCTCAACACGCTGATCCTGCTCTGCTCCGGCACGACCGTCACCTGGGCGCACCATTCGCTCCTTCAGGGCGACCGCAAGGGGCTGAAGCTGGGCCTCCTGCTGACCATCATCCTTGGCCTGATCTTCAGCTGCATCCAGGCGTACGAATATATTCACGCGCCCTTCGACTTCAAAGGCAACATCTACGGCGCGACCTTCTTCATGGCGACCGGCTTTCACGGCTTCCACGTCATCGTCGGCACCATCTTCCTAATCGTCTGCCTGATCCGCGCCAACCGCGGCGACTTCACCCCGCGCCAGCACTTCGGCTTCGAAGCGGCGGCCTGGTACTGGCACTTCGTCGACGTCGTCTGGCTGTTCCTGTTCGTCTCGATCTACGTCTGGGGCGGCTGGGGCGCGCCAATGCACGGGTAAGTGGACGAGCCGACCAACCTTGCAGGGGTCGTTTCGGGCCACTGCCCAAAGTGCGAAGCAAAAACCTTGTTCTCCGGCTGGATCCGGTTCGCGGACAAATGCGGATCCTGCGGCCTGGACTTCGCCGCCTTCAACGTCGGTGACGGGCCGGCCGCCTTCCTGATCCTGGTCATCGGCGCCTTGCTGACCGTGGCGGCACTGGTCGTCGACGGCGCTTTCACCCCGCCCTGGTGGGTCCACCTGGTCTGGATCCCGGTCGGTATCTTCCTGACCGTGGCGGGGCTTCGGGCCGGCAAGGCCCTGCTGCTTCGGCAGGCCTATCTCCACAGCGCCGGCGAAGGGCGAATCGCCAAGTGAAGCGCATTCCGATCTTCGCCACCCTGCTGGTCGCCGCGGCGGTCGCGACGATGATCGCCCTCGGCATCTGGCAGCTGGGCCGCGCGCAGTGGAAGGACCGGCTGCTTGCCGACTATGGCAACGCGGGCTCGCTGCCGCCGATCGCTTATCCCGTCGCGAAGACTGGGCCATTGCTGCTATACCGCCGCGCGAACGCGGTCTGCGCCAAGGTCGTCGGGCAGCGCGCGGTCGCCGGCGAGAACCGCCGCGGCGACCCCGGCTATGCCCATGTCGTCGATTGCGCCCGCGCCCAGGGGCAGCAGCCGCTCTCGGTCGAACTCGGCTGGTCGCGCGACCCCAATGCCAGCTTCGATTGGGCCGGTGGGGCGGTCGCCGGAGTCATCGCCCCGGATCGCAAGCAGTCGATGCGCCTGGTCGCCGACCATGCACCATCGGGGCTGGAGCCGAGCGCGGTGCCATCGGCCGCGTCGATCCCCAACAACCATCGCAGTTACGCGATCCAGTGGTTCGCCTTCGCGCTGATCGCGCTGGTCATCTACGGCATCGCGCTGCGGCGCCGGCTGCGCGGCTGAGATGCGCGCGCTGACGACCATCGTCGCCGAGCCCTGGGACGACTGGGCGCTGATCGACTGCGGCAACGGTCAGAAGTTCGAACGCTATGGCGACATCACCGTCGTCCGGCCGGAACCGCAGGCGATGTGGGCGCCGGCGTCGGAAAACTGGGATCCGCACGCAACCTTCGTGCCCGGGTCGGACGAGGATGGCGGCGGGCGCTGGGTCCAGCACCGGCCGGTGCCGCCGGAATGGCCGCTGGAGCGCGGCGACGTCCGCTTCCAGGCGTCGCTCACCCCGTTTCGCCACCTCGCCTTCTTCCCCGACATGGCGCCGCAATGGGATTGGATGCGCGCGCGCTCCGCCGACGCCGAGGTGCTCAACCTGTTCGGCTACACCGGTGTCGGCACGCTGCAGCTGAGCGATGCCGGCGCGCGGATGGTGCATGTCGATGCCTCCAAGAAATCGGTCGAGGCGGGCAAGGCGAATGCGGCGCTGTCCGGCATGGCCGAGCGGCCGATCCGCTGGATGGTCGATGACGCCAGCAAGTTCGCCGCGCGCGAGGTTCGCCGCGGCCGCCGCTACGACGGGATCCTGCTCGACCCGCCCAAGTTCGGGCGTGGCCCAACCGGCGAGGTGTGGCGGCTGGAGGAGGATTTGGCCCCCTTGCTCGCCGATTGCCGGAAGCTGCTCGACCAAGACAGCCGCTTCCTCGTGCTGACCGTCTATGCGGTGCGCATGTCGGCGCTGGCGATCGGCGAACTGCTCGCCCAGTTGGTCAGCGACCTTGGCGGATCGGTCGAGGCTGGGGAAATGGCCGTGCGTGAAGAAGCGCGCGGTCTGCTGCTGCCGACCGCAATCTTCGCGCGCTGGTCGCGCTAGGCCGCTAGGTCCGGCCGGCCCGGATCGCCGCTCCGGCGACGAACGGCGCGCCGGCGATCAACAGCAGCACCGTCGCCGCTTCCAGCAGCAGCGCACCGGACTTCGCATCGCCCGACGCGCCCG
Proteins encoded in this region:
- a CDS encoding cytochrome c oxidase assembly protein; its protein translation is MTAVASRNNRTALMSALLGLAMLGLAFASVPLYRLFCQVTGYGGTTQRVEQASATVGGAPISVRFDANTKPGLPWKFEPVQEKVEVVPGQQVQILYRATNFSAEPTTGRAGFNVSPGQTGKYFNKIQCFCFTEQTLQPGQTVDMPVLFYVDPKLRDDEDTKALDEITLSYTFYPVETARSAS
- a CDS encoding cytochrome c oxidase subunit 3, with protein sequence MAGTKNHEYHILEPDPWPLIGAFSALALTGGAIMWFHKNPYGVPVMLAGLAMVLVTMYNWWANTVREAHEGHHTPVVQLHLRYGMILFIASEVMFFLGWFWAFYSAALFPSAVDAVGGQWPPKGIEVLNPFGFPLLNTLILLCSGTTVTWAHHSLLQGDRKGLKLGLLLTIILGLIFSCIQAYEYIHAPFDFKGNIYGATFFMATGFHGFHVIVGTIFLIVCLIRANRGDFTPRQHFGFEAAAWYWHFVDVVWLFLFVSIYVWGGWGAPMHG
- a CDS encoding DUF983 domain-containing protein; protein product: MDEPTNLAGVVSGHCPKCEAKTLFSGWIRFADKCGSCGLDFAAFNVGDGPAAFLILVIGALLTVAALVVDGAFTPPWWVHLVWIPVGIFLTVAGLRAGKALLLRQAYLHSAGEGRIAK
- a CDS encoding peptidylprolyl isomerase; translated protein: MQARIIAAALLAAISAPVMAQAQPAPQPTLQPVAEAAKEDLVRVALDTTAGRIVIAVDRGRAPITAANFLRYVDNGRFNGESFYRALKYPHGGGLIQGGITSDSRKLFPAIEHEPVARTGISHVAGTVSMANGGPGTARSDFFIVVSDSASFDDSFAAFGRVVEGMDVVKAILAAPVSATKGEAVMKGQMLEPTVRIGKAERVTGAE
- a CDS encoding heme o synthase; this encodes MKLVVFTALCGLLAAPVMPPLVIGFTAILCIALGAGAAGALNQWYEADLDAKMRRTAKRPLPAGRMDKQTALHFGVGLSVFSVVLMELATNWLAASLLAASILFYVLVYTVWLKRRTAQNIVIGGAAGAFPPLIGWVAATGQVSLLPVLLFAIIFLWTPPHFWALSLFVRSDYAAANVPMLPVTAGVEATRRQVFLYTLPMVAAAIAPWPLGLTGAIYGIAATALSAAFLVLAVAVSRSRTTDPALMKAEKRLFAYSIFYLFALFTALVADRWLIA
- a CDS encoding SURF1 family protein yields the protein MKRIPIFATLLVAAAVATMIALGIWQLGRAQWKDRLLADYGNAGSLPPIAYPVAKTGPLLLYRRANAVCAKVVGQRAVAGENRRGDPGYAHVVDCARAQGQQPLSVELGWSRDPNASFDWAGGAVAGVIAPDRKQSMRLVADHAPSGLEPSAVPSAASIPNNHRSYAIQWFAFALIALVIYGIALRRRLRG
- a CDS encoding class I SAM-dependent methyltransferase; translated protein: MRALTTIVAEPWDDWALIDCGNGQKFERYGDITVVRPEPQAMWAPASENWDPHATFVPGSDEDGGGRWVQHRPVPPEWPLERGDVRFQASLTPFRHLAFFPDMAPQWDWMRARSADAEVLNLFGYTGVGTLQLSDAGARMVHVDASKKSVEAGKANAALSGMAERPIRWMVDDASKFAAREVRRGRRYDGILLDPPKFGRGPTGEVWRLEEDLAPLLADCRKLLDQDSRFLVLTVYAVRMSALAIGELLAQLVSDLGGSVEAGEMAVREEARGLLLPTAIFARWSR